A single genomic interval of Camelus ferus isolate YT-003-E unplaced genomic scaffold, BCGSAC_Cfer_1.0 contig299, whole genome shotgun sequence harbors:
- the LOC102508850 gene encoding 60S ribosomal protein L37a has product MAKRTKKVGIVGKYRTRYGASLQKMVKKIEISQHAKYTCSFCGKTKTKRRAVGIWHCGSCMKTVAGGAWTYNTTSAITVKSAIRRLKELKDQ; this is encoded by the coding sequence ATGGCCAAACGCACCAAGAAGGTCGGAATCGTCGGTAAATACAGGACCCGTTATGGTGCCTCCCTCCAGAAAATGgtgaagaaaattgaaatcagcCAGCACGCAAAGTACACTTGCTCCTTCTGCGGCAAAACCAAGACGAAGAGACGAGCCGTGGGCATCTGGCACTGTGGTTCCTGCATGAAAACGGTAGCTGGTGGTGCCTGGACCTACAACACTACTTCTGCCATCACAGTAAAGTCTGCCATCAGAAGACTGAAGGAATTGAAGGACCAGTAG